The Phocoena sinus isolate mPhoSin1 chromosome 12, mPhoSin1.pri, whole genome shotgun sequence genome includes a window with the following:
- the PTP4A1 gene encoding protein tyrosine phosphatase type IVA 1 isoform X2, with the protein MARMNRPAPVEITYKNMRFLITHNPTNATLNKFIEELKKYGVTTVVRVCEATYDTSLVEKEGIHVLDWPFDDGAPPSNQIVDDWLSLVKIKFREDPGCCIAVHCVAGLGRAPVLVALALIEGGMKYEDAVQFIRQKRRGAFNSKQLLYLEKYRPKMRLRFKDSNGHRNNCCIQ; encoded by the exons ATGGCTCGAATGAACCGCCCAGCTCCTGTGGAAATCACTTACAAGAACATGAGATTTCTTATTACACACAATCCAACTAATGCGACCCTAAACAAATTTATAGAG GAACTTAAGAAGTACGGAGTTACCACAGTAGTAAGAGTATGTGAAGCAACTTACGACACTAGTCTTGTGGAGAAAGAAGGCATCCATGTTCTC GATTGGCCTTTTGATGATGGCGCACCACCATCTAACCAGATTGTTGATGATTGGTTAAGTCTTGTGAAAATTAAGTTTCGTGAAGACCCTGGTTGTTGTATTGCTGTTCATTGTGTTGCAGGCCTTGGGAG AGCTCCAGTGCTTGTCGCCCTAGCATTAATTGAAGGTGGAATGAAATACGAAGATGCAGTACAGTTCATAAGACA aAAGCGGCGTGGAGCTTTTAACAGCAAGCAACTTTTGTATTTGGAGAAGTATCGTCCTAAAATGCGGCTGCGCTTCAAAGACTCTAATGGTCATAGAAACAACTGTTGCATTCAGTAA
- the PTP4A1 gene encoding protein tyrosine phosphatase type IVA 1 isoform X1, producing the protein MCFFVCLVGFLFVFVLFFCGTRASHCCGLSRCGAQAPDLQAQRPWLTHVLFYICFIQELKKYGVTTVVRVCEATYDTSLVEKEGIHVLDWPFDDGAPPSNQIVDDWLSLVKIKFREDPGCCIAVHCVAGLGRAPVLVALALIEGGMKYEDAVQFIRQKRRGAFNSKQLLYLEKYRPKMRLRFKDSNGHRNNCCIQ; encoded by the exons atgtgcttttttgtttgtttggttggttttttgtttgtttttgttttgtttttttgcggtacgcgggcctctcactgttgtggcctctcccgctgcggagcacaggctccggacctgcaggctcagcggccatggctcacgcatgtgcttttttatatatgttttatccAGGAACTTAAGAAGTACGGAGTTACCACAGTAGTAAGAGTATGTGAAGCAACTTACGACACTAGTCTTGTGGAGAAAGAAGGCATCCATGTTCTC GATTGGCCTTTTGATGATGGCGCACCACCATCTAACCAGATTGTTGATGATTGGTTAAGTCTTGTGAAAATTAAGTTTCGTGAAGACCCTGGTTGTTGTATTGCTGTTCATTGTGTTGCAGGCCTTGGGAG AGCTCCAGTGCTTGTCGCCCTAGCATTAATTGAAGGTGGAATGAAATACGAAGATGCAGTACAGTTCATAAGACA aAAGCGGCGTGGAGCTTTTAACAGCAAGCAACTTTTGTATTTGGAGAAGTATCGTCCTAAAATGCGGCTGCGCTTCAAAGACTCTAATGGTCATAGAAACAACTGTTGCATTCAGTAA